The following are encoded together in the Oceanobacillus zhaokaii genome:
- a CDS encoding L-lactate MFS transporter: protein MEKVKNRWLIAASAVGVHISIGSAYAWSVFTNPMVNQYGWEVTEVSFAFSIAIFMLGFSAAFMGRFVEKHGPRKSAILSAIFFSVGVAGSGLATATESLLLLYLFYGVIGGIGLGIGYIAPVSTLVKWFPDRRGLATGLAIMGFGFAALISGPVAAALIEAVGITNTFLTLGIAYFIVMAISAQYLSPPPDGWAPKGFIEGQQNGSRKIKQDLSQLTANEAIKTRRFWMLWVMLFLNVTCGIAIISVASPMAQEIAGMTPIAAAAMVGVMGLFNGGGRLGWASLSDYIGRPNVYTAFFIIQIIAFFMLPFATNGVIFQILIFAILTCYGGGFASVPAYIGDLFGTKQLGAIHGYILTAWALAGVAGPILLSLIYDSTNSYNLTMVIFGVLFVVALIVSLWIRVDISRLRNTQKIPGQTTPQVAK, encoded by the coding sequence TTGGAAAAGGTTAAGAATCGCTGGTTAATTGCTGCATCGGCTGTTGGTGTCCATATCTCGATTGGCTCTGCATATGCCTGGAGTGTTTTTACAAACCCCATGGTCAACCAATATGGCTGGGAAGTGACGGAGGTATCTTTTGCTTTTAGTATTGCTATTTTTATGTTAGGTTTTTCAGCAGCCTTTATGGGAAGATTTGTAGAAAAACATGGACCAAGGAAATCGGCAATTCTGTCGGCGATTTTCTTTAGTGTTGGTGTTGCAGGTTCAGGTTTAGCGACAGCAACGGAATCATTATTGTTATTGTATTTATTCTATGGGGTTATTGGAGGAATCGGCTTAGGTATTGGATATATTGCACCAGTTTCGACACTTGTTAAATGGTTCCCAGATAGACGTGGACTTGCTACAGGCCTAGCAATTATGGGCTTTGGCTTTGCAGCACTAATTAGTGGACCAGTCGCTGCTGCCTTAATTGAAGCGGTTGGTATTACAAATACATTTCTTACTCTAGGAATCGCCTATTTTATAGTAATGGCAATTTCTGCACAATACTTATCCCCACCACCTGATGGGTGGGCACCAAAGGGATTTATAGAAGGTCAGCAAAATGGCTCAAGAAAAATTAAGCAGGATCTATCACAGCTTACTGCTAATGAAGCAATAAAAACGCGCCGATTTTGGATGCTGTGGGTCATGCTGTTTTTAAATGTAACATGTGGGATTGCAATTATTTCTGTAGCGTCACCGATGGCCCAAGAAATAGCAGGTATGACACCTATTGCTGCAGCTGCTATGGTTGGGGTTATGGGTCTTTTTAATGGTGGTGGAAGACTTGGATGGGCATCTCTTTCTGATTATATCGGTCGACCAAACGTTTATACTGCATTTTTCATCATTCAAATAATCGCATTTTTCATGTTGCCATTTGCAACGAATGGGGTCATTTTTCAAATTCTAATATTTGCGATTTTAACTTGTTATGGTGGTGGATTTGCATCGGTTCCAGCTTATATTGGGGATTTATTTGGAACAAAACAACTAGGTGCAATCCATGGTTATATTCTAACTGCATGGGCACTTGCAGGAGTAGCGGGTCCGATTTTATTATCATTAATTTACGATTCAACGAACAGCTATAATTTAACGATGGTTATCTTTGGAGTATTATTTGTTGTTGCATTGATTGTATCACTTTGGATTAGAGTCGATATTAGCAGATTACGTAATACACAGAAAATACCGGGCCAGACGACACCACAAGTAGCTAAATAG
- a CDS encoding FdhF/YdeP family oxidoreductase: MGETKHTGPIKLPTKPDPSLWVSKVPFGLGKVKPHHIRDTMKVVWENKDNLPYATRILTQGVCDGCALGVSGLHDQTLTGPHVCTTRLNVLRLNTMSAIDEKILHADIADLRKMGSTELRKLGRIPYPLIRRPGETKFSRISWDDALDKIADKMKTLNPKNYAFYTTSRGITNEAYYTLGKVSRFLGTNNVDNASRICHSPSKTALNRSVGVGASTCNYKDWIGTDVLLFWGSVAANNQPVSTKYMYAAKRKGTKIIIINPYHEPSMDNYWVPSIAESALFGTKIADDVYQVNIGGDIAFMHGIMKHWFDMEEDIHGSAIDHEFVSRHVNGLEELREKVIAYDWEQLEKSSGITKERMIELAELLAKSKSAVFVWSMGLTQHRFGTDNISQVANLALLRGFLGREHCGLMPIRGHSGVQGSGEMGADPFVLPGGGFDEANRSRVESIWGFDIPLWQGDIVGVSLENALLPEDHERKLQLYYLSGGNFLETMPNPDFVKECLENVDIRVHQDIIFNTSTLVDAKEAVIVLPAMTRYEQPGGGTSTSTERMVYFSPEIKGPRIEEARAEWEIYVELAKRVKPEEKQLIDFKDPFEIREEIAKAAPNYDGIQHLKDRGDLFQWGGAWLCEDGICPTTDGKGNLITVELPELRKPEGHFYVTSRRGKQFNSMIYNDTDPFNDADRYDLLLSEADATELGIKEGDAVVAFNQYGTFHGRAKFVEIRQGNVEVHWPEGNALIPKGVYEKYAGIPEYNAAVIVEKAETYFAHKDTKYAEKRVEELEMEIS, translated from the coding sequence GTGGGGGAGACAAAGCACACTGGTCCAATTAAATTGCCAACGAAACCAGACCCATCACTTTGGGTTAGTAAAGTTCCATTTGGTTTGGGGAAAGTGAAGCCACATCATATTCGTGACACAATGAAAGTAGTTTGGGAGAATAAAGATAATCTGCCGTATGCAACGAGAATCCTCACACAAGGGGTATGTGATGGTTGTGCACTTGGAGTATCAGGACTTCATGATCAAACATTAACAGGCCCACATGTATGTACAACCCGCTTAAATGTCCTAAGATTAAATACGATGTCAGCGATTGATGAAAAAATTTTACATGCTGATATTGCTGATTTACGCAAAATGGGCAGTACAGAATTGCGTAAACTCGGCAGGATACCGTATCCACTTATCCGTCGACCGGGAGAAACGAAGTTTAGTCGTATCAGCTGGGATGATGCACTTGATAAAATTGCGGACAAAATGAAAACGCTTAATCCGAAGAACTATGCTTTCTATACTACGTCAAGAGGAATCACCAACGAAGCATACTATACATTAGGAAAGGTTTCGAGATTTCTAGGTACGAACAATGTTGATAACGCATCACGTATTTGTCATTCTCCATCAAAAACAGCCTTAAATCGTTCTGTTGGTGTAGGTGCATCTACTTGTAATTATAAAGATTGGATCGGTACAGATGTCCTGCTCTTTTGGGGTTCTGTTGCTGCAAATAATCAACCAGTTTCAACCAAATATATGTATGCAGCGAAGCGCAAAGGTACAAAAATTATCATTATTAATCCATATCACGAGCCATCGATGGATAATTACTGGGTTCCATCAATCGCGGAGTCTGCTTTATTTGGAACAAAAATAGCGGATGATGTTTATCAAGTTAATATTGGTGGCGATATTGCTTTCATGCACGGAATTATGAAGCACTGGTTTGATATGGAGGAAGACATTCATGGATCAGCAATTGATCATGAATTTGTCTCAAGGCATGTGAATGGACTTGAGGAATTGAGAGAGAAAGTTATTGCCTATGACTGGGAACAGCTTGAAAAATCGTCGGGAATAACGAAAGAGCGAATGATTGAATTAGCTGAGCTCCTTGCTAAGTCAAAATCCGCAGTATTTGTCTGGTCGATGGGATTAACGCAGCACAGGTTCGGTACGGACAATATTTCACAAGTAGCGAATCTCGCATTGTTAAGAGGATTCTTAGGGAGAGAGCATTGTGGATTAATGCCAATACGCGGACATTCGGGAGTCCAAGGTTCAGGAGAAATGGGTGCAGATCCATTTGTGCTTCCCGGTGGTGGATTTGATGAAGCAAATCGAAGCAGGGTGGAGTCGATTTGGGGCTTTGATATTCCGTTATGGCAAGGTGACATTGTTGGTGTCTCCTTAGAGAATGCTCTTCTTCCAGAGGATCATGAACGAAAGCTGCAGCTTTACTATTTATCTGGCGGTAATTTTCTAGAAACGATGCCGAACCCAGATTTTGTAAAGGAATGTTTAGAAAATGTAGATATACGTGTTCATCAGGATATCATTTTTAATACGTCGACACTTGTAGATGCAAAGGAAGCAGTAATTGTTTTACCGGCAATGACACGATATGAGCAACCGGGTGGAGGAACATCTACTTCCACGGAGCGAATGGTATACTTTTCCCCGGAAATAAAAGGGCCACGTATTGAAGAAGCAAGGGCAGAATGGGAAATTTATGTTGAACTTGCGAAAAGAGTAAAACCAGAGGAAAAGCAACTAATTGATTTTAAAGATCCATTTGAAATCCGTGAGGAAATAGCGAAGGCAGCACCAAATTATGATGGAATCCAGCATTTGAAAGATAGGGGAGATCTCTTTCAATGGGGTGGCGCTTGGCTATGTGAAGACGGGATATGCCCAACAACAGATGGAAAAGGGAATCTCATTACAGTTGAGCTGCCAGAACTTCGCAAGCCAGAAGGTCACTTTTATGTGACATCCCGACGAGGGAAACAATTTAATTCGATGATTTACAACGATACAGACCCATTCAATGACGCGGATCGTTATGACCTGCTTCTAAGTGAAGCAGATGCAACAGAGTTAGGCATAAAAGAAGGTGACGCCGTTGTCGCCTTTAATCAATATGGTACATTTCATGGTCGTGCAAAATTTGTAGAAATAAGACAAGGAAATGTTGAAGTGCATTGGCCAGAAGGAAATGCACTTATACCTAAAGGGGTTTATGAAAAATATGCAGGTATACCGGAATACAATGCAGCTGTTATCGTGGAGAAGGCGGAAACATATTTTGCACATAAAGATACCAAATATGCTGAAAAGAGAGTAGAGGAGCTTGAGATGGAAATAAGCTAG
- the fdhD gene encoding formate dehydrogenase accessory sulfurtransferase FdhD — translation MNDVKENSWEIIRFDGDSKSVLKEDVAIEKPFTIVLNGEEFATIVCTPTDLQDLIIGFLAAEGVIRFYDEIKSISIDEKLGFSYVQLNKDLDVIQLDHSKRFIGSCCGKSRQFYFKSDVRTAKTITSKLTISVNQCFTLMKELQTKSEQFIKTGGVHNAALATQNELIMIRSDIGRHNALDKLYGHVIQNRIGLSDKLVVFSGRISSEVLLKISKMGVGILISKSAPTDLALQLADDLGITAIGFARGNRLNIYTHPYRISEASNHP, via the coding sequence ATGAATGATGTGAAGGAGAATAGCTGGGAAATTATCCGATTTGATGGAGATTCAAAGTCTGTTTTAAAAGAGGATGTTGCAATCGAGAAGCCATTTACCATTGTGTTAAATGGGGAGGAGTTTGCAACAATCGTATGTACACCAACGGATCTTCAGGATCTTATCATAGGATTTCTTGCTGCAGAAGGGGTTATTCGTTTCTATGATGAAATTAAATCGATCAGCATCGATGAGAAACTTGGCTTTTCCTACGTTCAATTGAATAAGGATTTAGACGTCATTCAACTTGATCACTCCAAACGGTTCATCGGTTCTTGTTGCGGGAAAAGCCGGCAGTTTTATTTTAAGAGTGATGTTCGAACAGCGAAGACGATTACTAGTAAACTTACAATTTCTGTGAATCAATGTTTTACCTTAATGAAAGAACTACAAACGAAATCAGAGCAATTTATTAAAACAGGTGGCGTTCATAATGCTGCACTAGCAACTCAGAATGAGCTTATTATGATCCGCTCCGATATTGGCCGACATAATGCACTGGATAAATTATATGGGCATGTTATCCAAAATAGAATTGGACTCAGTGATAAATTAGTAGTTTTTAGCGGAAGAATTTCCTCTGAAGTATTGCTGAAGATCTCAAAGATGGGTGTGGGGATTCTTATTTCTAAATCAGCACCGACCGATCTTGCATTACAACTTGCAGATGATTTAGGAATTACGGCGATTGGCTTTGCACGTGGCAATCGATTAAATATTTATACTCATCCCTATCGAATTAGTGAAGCAAGCAATCACCCTTAA
- the cyoE gene encoding heme o synthase: protein MNEHINSSTVTLNNPIAGQRTTIIQDIKSLVKFIVLIANVLPVIAGFWLALHFTNTSLTEHLGTFLLTIGGSGLVIAGALILNNWYDVDIDTVMERTKQRPTVTGNFSLRAVLIMGIAASVLGFILLLFTSISAVIYALIGWITYVFFYTMWTKRRYTWNTIIGSVSGAVTPLIGWAAIDASFHIVPFALFLLLFIWQMPHTYAIAIKKNDEYKAAKVAMLPAVRGFKVTKVHMVIYIALLFPIPFLLSSLGTTFMVIASILNAAWLALAIRGFYMKDNYKWANWNFLYSVNYMTILFLLMIFVTLPIFYN, encoded by the coding sequence TTGAACGAACATATAAATTCTTCTACTGTAACACTTAACAATCCGATAGCAGGACAAAGGACAACAATCATTCAAGATATAAAATCGCTTGTTAAGTTCATTGTATTAATCGCAAATGTGCTTCCTGTAATTGCTGGATTTTGGCTAGCACTCCATTTTACGAATACCTCACTAACAGAACATTTGGGTACTTTTTTGTTAACAATTGGTGGGAGTGGACTAGTCATTGCTGGTGCTCTAATTCTTAATAACTGGTATGATGTTGACATTGATACGGTAATGGAAAGGACGAAACAACGTCCGACTGTTACGGGGAATTTCTCGCTTAGAGCGGTTCTCATAATGGGTATAGCAGCTTCTGTGCTTGGATTTATTCTTCTATTATTCACATCGATTTCGGCAGTAATTTATGCACTCATTGGCTGGATTACGTATGTTTTCTTTTACACGATGTGGACGAAGCGAAGATATACTTGGAATACAATTATCGGCAGTGTTTCTGGTGCTGTTACCCCGTTGATAGGCTGGGCAGCAATTGATGCAAGCTTTCATATTGTTCCATTTGCATTATTCCTTTTATTATTTATTTGGCAAATGCCACATACGTATGCCATTGCCATCAAGAAAAATGATGAATATAAGGCGGCAAAGGTTGCAATGCTACCTGCTGTACGTGGATTTAAAGTAACAAAAGTTCATATGGTTATCTATATTGCATTACTGTTTCCAATACCATTTTTATTGTCATCATTAGGTACGACATTTATGGTTATTGCTTCCATACTTAATGCCGCCTGGTTAGCTTTAGCAATCAGAGGATTCTATATGAAAGATAATTATAAATGGGCAAATTGGAATTTCCTTTATTCCGTCAACTATATGACGATTTTATTTTTATTAATGATTTTTGTAACGCTGCCCATATTTTATAATTAA
- a CDS encoding antibiotic biosynthesis monooxygenase family protein has translation MFIMMRNMVVTEEGVEQVINKFGIDGIIEEQEGFIDLSVMEKKSRSDEKEVIVMIRWETEEHWKQWEKSDAHIAGHKANRGKPKPDYIISSDAGLYRVRK, from the coding sequence ATGTTTATTATGATGAGAAACATGGTGGTTACAGAGGAAGGGGTCGAACAAGTAATAAATAAGTTTGGCATAGATGGAATTATTGAAGAACAGGAAGGATTCATCGATTTATCCGTCATGGAGAAGAAATCGCGAAGTGATGAAAAGGAAGTTATTGTCATGATTCGCTGGGAAACAGAGGAACACTGGAAACAATGGGAGAAAAGTGACGCCCATATTGCAGGTCATAAAGCAAATCGTGGGAAGCCAAAACCTGATTATATAATTAGTTCAGATGCAGGCTTATATCGAGTGAGAAAGTAA
- a CDS encoding aldo/keto reductase, with translation MKKNRLGKSDIMISELTLGCMSLGTDLNKAKAIIDFATDYGINHLDTADLYDFGRNEEIIGEAIKGKRSQLILSTKVGNRFNCDGKTWFWDPSKRYIEQAVKESLKRLQTDYIDFYMLHGGTIDDPIDETIEAFEGLKKAGLIRAYGISSIRPNVIREYIERSSIDGVMTQYSLLDRRPEETILDLLHTNGISVLARGPLAKGMLSNHGEKLIERKGSEGYLDYSYTELLDLQQAISQLMGGKSSQNTLALKYVLKHQAIATAVYGASSIEQVRENIENHDSQKLTDEVYNQLKQISKANVYTNHR, from the coding sequence ATGAAGAAAAACAGATTAGGAAAATCCGATATCATGATATCGGAGCTAACATTAGGCTGTATGTCTCTTGGAACGGACTTGAATAAAGCTAAGGCAATCATCGATTTTGCAACCGATTATGGAATTAATCACCTAGATACCGCTGATTTATATGACTTCGGGAGAAATGAGGAAATTATTGGAGAAGCGATTAAAGGTAAAAGAAGTCAACTTATCCTCTCCACAAAAGTTGGAAACCGTTTTAACTGTGACGGAAAAACATGGTTTTGGGATCCATCAAAAAGATATATCGAGCAAGCCGTTAAAGAAAGTTTAAAACGATTGCAAACAGATTATATTGATTTCTACATGTTACATGGAGGTACAATCGATGATCCAATCGACGAAACAATTGAAGCATTTGAAGGTTTGAAAAAAGCAGGCTTGATTCGTGCTTATGGAATTTCTTCCATTCGCCCGAATGTCATCAGAGAATATATTGAGCGTTCATCGATTGATGGTGTGATGACACAATATAGCCTGCTCGATCGCAGGCCAGAAGAAACAATATTAGATCTCCTTCATACTAATGGAATTAGCGTACTAGCAAGAGGCCCACTTGCAAAAGGAATGTTAAGTAACCATGGCGAGAAGCTCATTGAAAGAAAAGGAAGTGAAGGGTATCTCGATTATTCCTATACAGAATTACTAGATCTTCAGCAAGCTATTTCCCAACTAATGGGAGGTAAGTCATCCCAAAACACACTCGCATTAAAATACGTTCTGAAGCACCAAGCTATTGCTACGGCTGTATATGGTGCAAGCTCAATAGAACAGGTCAGGGAAAATATCGAAAATCACGACTCGCAGAAATTAACTGATGAAGTATATAACCAGTTAAAGCAAATATCAAAAGCTAATGTTTATACAAATCATCGTTAA
- a CDS encoding pirin family protein codes for MLIKLGTENHKQPFKDPISITRVQPGEIFQEKGRDSAFGPLSIIDHAVMRKGIKIKMHEHVNDEILSYVSHGVSHHKDSAGFEAPIAPGKLMLMNAGSSFWHEEKVEDGYVEMLQIFIRPRETDLKPGIQFHDKPVDHSDWYVMVGPENSEAPLHVRQSVYILDAHPKAGETLEIPVYQGLTPFLYVMSGDITSGDLKIGRQESITDLENPLPSVTAIKNTTIVLFLVDMNAEMSMAGTISGLK; via the coding sequence ATGTTGATTAAACTCGGTACTGAAAACCATAAACAGCCCTTTAAGGATCCAATTTCGATTACTCGTGTGCAGCCAGGGGAAATCTTCCAGGAGAAAGGAAGAGATTCTGCATTTGGCCCTTTAAGTATCATTGACCACGCGGTGATGAGAAAAGGAATTAAGATAAAAATGCATGAGCATGTAAATGATGAAATACTGAGTTATGTTAGTCATGGCGTTTCTCATCATAAAGACTCGGCTGGTTTTGAAGCACCAATTGCTCCCGGAAAATTGATGCTGATGAATGCCGGCTCAAGTTTCTGGCATGAAGAAAAAGTCGAGGATGGTTACGTTGAAATGTTGCAGATTTTTATCCGTCCTCGAGAAACTGATCTGAAACCCGGGATTCAATTTCATGATAAGCCAGTAGATCACTCGGACTGGTATGTAATGGTCGGTCCAGAAAATAGTGAAGCACCGCTGCACGTGAGACAATCCGTATATATATTAGACGCACACCCTAAAGCAGGAGAAACACTAGAAATCCCTGTTTATCAAGGATTAACACCATTCTTATATGTGATGAGCGGGGATATTACTAGCGGGGACTTAAAGATTGGCAGACAGGAATCAATAACAGATTTAGAAAATCCGCTCCCAAGCGTAACTGCTATCAAGAATACGACAATCGTTCTATTTTTAGTTGATATGAACGCAGAAATGTCGATGGCTGGAACGATTAGTGGACTTAAATAA
- a CDS encoding spore germination protein has protein sequence MPRTSFFNRRKMKTKKPEQQNQIKTGIELGTELKENLNNIKTLLDKPNDLVIRETSLGGTDYKCAIVYLSGLVDQNLVNNNILKVIQSNKSEIDSSRIDEVFQEIIAITDIKKGNKFDEVIYSLLSGSTLFYLDGMDTVLILATSGREERSIEEPQSEALIRGPREGFVESVQTNIALIRQDIKNPNLRFKSHDVGKISKRTIVVSYIDGIVNPIILQEVNRRLKSIDLDVVSESGFVEQWIEDSFLSPFPQMINTERPDRVSSALLQGKVGILVDGTPFALIAPITYSETLKSLEDYYERWIVGTLIRLLRYVGTFIALFLPAIYIALVSYHQGLIPTQLAFSIATTREGVPFPSFVEAMLMIITMEILQEAGARLPKNLGQTIGIVGGLVIGESAVSANIVSPIMVIVVALTAISSFTNPSYSAGIGFRMLRFFFMIAAAIFGLYGIILAYIMLNIHIVNLKSFGIPYSTPFAPALLKDWKDSAIRAPITMLEKQPTYMKIEDKKKKSTGEEKKQT, from the coding sequence ATGCCACGAACTTCCTTTTTTAATCGCCGAAAGATGAAAACGAAAAAGCCGGAACAACAAAATCAAATAAAAACTGGGATTGAATTAGGAACAGAATTAAAAGAAAACCTGAATAATATCAAGACATTATTAGATAAACCAAATGATTTGGTTATTCGCGAGACGTCCTTAGGTGGAACGGATTATAAATGTGCGATCGTCTATCTAAGTGGATTGGTTGATCAAAATCTTGTGAATAACAATATTTTAAAAGTTATTCAATCTAACAAAAGTGAGATTGATTCAAGCAGAATCGATGAAGTTTTTCAAGAAATAATTGCAATTACAGATATAAAAAAGGGCAACAAGTTTGACGAGGTTATCTATTCCTTATTATCAGGAAGTACTTTATTTTATTTAGATGGAATGGATACTGTACTAATCCTGGCCACTTCCGGCAGGGAAGAGCGCTCGATTGAAGAACCTCAATCAGAGGCATTAATACGTGGACCAAGAGAAGGATTTGTTGAAAGTGTCCAAACAAATATAGCATTAATCCGTCAAGATATTAAGAATCCAAATTTGCGATTCAAATCGCATGACGTAGGAAAGATATCCAAGCGAACGATTGTGGTTAGTTATATTGATGGCATTGTCAATCCAATTATTTTGCAGGAAGTAAACCGCAGATTGAAATCGATTGATTTAGACGTTGTGTCGGAATCGGGGTTTGTAGAGCAATGGATTGAGGATAGCTTCTTATCACCATTTCCACAAATGATTAATACGGAAAGACCTGATAGGGTATCAAGTGCACTGTTACAGGGAAAAGTGGGGATTCTAGTAGATGGGACCCCGTTTGCCTTGATTGCACCGATTACATATAGTGAAACATTAAAATCATTGGAAGATTATTATGAACGATGGATTGTTGGAACACTAATCCGGTTGCTTCGCTATGTTGGAACCTTTATTGCTTTATTTTTGCCTGCTATTTATATTGCCTTGGTTTCCTATCATCAAGGCTTAATACCAACCCAGCTCGCATTTTCTATTGCCACAACTAGAGAAGGGGTACCTTTTCCATCATTTGTAGAGGCAATGTTAATGATCATCACGATGGAAATATTACAGGAAGCGGGCGCGCGTTTACCGAAGAACTTAGGTCAGACAATTGGGATTGTTGGTGGATTAGTTATCGGAGAATCGGCGGTCAGTGCAAATATTGTGAGTCCGATTATGGTTATTGTCGTAGCGCTGACAGCAATTTCCTCATTTACAAATCCAAGTTATAGTGCGGGCATTGGCTTTCGAATGCTGCGATTTTTCTTCATGATTGCTGCGGCAATATTTGGTCTTTACGGTATTATCCTCGCCTATATTATGCTAAATATTCACATTGTTAATTTGAAAAGCTTTGGTATACCATACTCCACACCTTTTGCACCAGCCTTATTAAAGGACTGGAAGGACTCTGCTATCCGCGCGCCAATTACAATGTTAGAGAAGCAACCAACCTATATGAAGATAGAGGATAAAAAGAAGAAGTCAACTGGAGAGGAGAAAAAACAAACATGA
- a CDS encoding GerAB/ArcD/ProY family transporter yields MKLMGNSEVQISEKDIAIAVPSIVIAVGILSLPAKLANVTISSDGWIPLLVSGMIMIIVTWLFVKVASRFPNQSFFAFGSKLVTKPIAIVLIFLFAIQGILVTAFEVREIADISQIYLLNDTPMEVLSLSFLLVVIYAVSGERAGIFRLNMLFFPFIIFISFFVIILSIGWIQPENLLPVFQTSLSGYMEGVKTSINFYGNIGFLLFYIALAKQPKKAPKMAAIGMTFVVVLYTLLFIACVGVMGNGATTNLIYPTIDLAKELEIPGGFFERFDSVFFTIWVMAIFNTAVIALDVAVLALQSVFKKLKKQTIIFMLAPLAYFIGLLPKDYVEVSTLALFTTYYALILIFFVTLLFTIMSKIKGVK; encoded by the coding sequence ATGAAATTAATGGGGAATAGCGAAGTACAAATTTCTGAAAAGGATATTGCAATTGCAGTCCCTTCAATCGTTATTGCAGTTGGAATCCTCTCTTTGCCAGCAAAGCTCGCTAATGTAACGATATCATCTGATGGATGGATACCATTGCTTGTAAGTGGAATGATTATGATTATTGTAACATGGCTATTCGTAAAAGTAGCATCTCGTTTTCCTAATCAGAGCTTTTTTGCCTTCGGATCGAAATTAGTGACAAAGCCGATTGCAATCGTCTTAATATTTCTGTTTGCCATCCAAGGGATCCTTGTTACAGCTTTTGAGGTTCGGGAAATAGCCGATATCTCCCAAATTTATTTGTTAAATGATACCCCAATGGAGGTATTGTCACTCAGTTTTTTATTAGTTGTTATTTATGCTGTCTCAGGGGAAAGGGCAGGAATTTTTCGCTTGAATATGCTGTTTTTTCCATTCATTATTTTCATCTCCTTTTTTGTGATTATTCTATCCATTGGCTGGATCCAGCCAGAAAATCTGCTACCTGTTTTTCAAACAAGCCTAAGCGGTTATATGGAGGGGGTAAAAACGAGCATCAATTTTTATGGGAATATCGGCTTTCTCCTGTTCTATATTGCACTTGCTAAACAGCCTAAAAAAGCACCGAAAATGGCTGCAATAGGTATGACATTTGTCGTTGTTTTGTACACGCTGCTATTCATAGCCTGTGTCGGTGTGATGGGAAATGGAGCGACAACGAATTTGATCTATCCGACAATTGATTTAGCTAAGGAATTGGAAATTCCGGGTGGATTTTTTGAAAGGTTTGATTCGGTATTTTTTACGATTTGGGTGATGGCAATATTTAATACTGCTGTAATAGCTCTTGATGTCGCAGTTTTGGCCCTTCAGTCCGTATTTAAGAAGTTAAAGAAGCAAACAATTATTTTTATGTTAGCCCCGTTAGCGTATTTCATTGGTCTGCTTCCAAAGGATTATGTCGAGGTTTCAACATTAGCATTGTTTACAACCTATTATGCACTAATTCTAATCTTCTTTGTGACACTATTATTTACGATTATGTCGAAGATTAAGGGAGTGAAGTAA